A DNA window from Schistocerca gregaria isolate iqSchGreg1 chromosome 2, iqSchGreg1.2, whole genome shotgun sequence contains the following coding sequences:
- the LOC126335612 gene encoding glutathione S-transferase 1-1-like — protein sequence MPPLTLYNSNLSVPCRLVRIVAGLVGVDLKIVNVVPRVDLRTPEWLKKNPQHTVPVVDDNGLWINESRAISMYLISKYAKDDSLYPKDVNKRVLVDQRLFFDQDLFGRLANIFHPQLFGKSFDPSDVEKVNDSFESLSRMLENKQWLAGENITLADYAVATSLAAVEITPKAAGVDHLKHANIRQWLSRFEDRYPQILEHRKGVREALEQRLQSMK from the exons ATGCCACCGTTGACTCTCTACAACAGCAACCTGAGCGTCCCGTGCCGCTTGGTACGTATAGTGGCTGGTCTTGTTGGAGTCGACCTGAAAATTGTTAACGTCGTCCCTAGGGTTGATCTGAGGACGCCTGAGTGGTTGAAG AAAAACCCACAACACACAGTTCCAGTAGTGGATGACAACGGGTTATGGATTAATGAAAG CCGCGCCATATCAATGTACCTCATCTCAAAGTATGCAAAAGACGACTCTCTGTACCCGAAAGATGTGAACAAGCGGGTTCTCGTCGACCAAAGGCTCTTCTTTGATCAAGACCTGTTCGGCAGATTGGCGAACATTTTC CACCCGCAACTTTTTGGCAAATCGTTCGACCCCAGCGATGTCGAAAAAGTGAACGACAGTTTCGAGAGCCTGTCACGAATGCTGGAGAATAAACAGTGGTTGGCTGGGGAGAATATCACCCTTGCGGACTACGCTGTAGCTACTTCTCTAGCCGCTGTTGAG ATAACTCCAAAGGCCGCTGGAGTTGACCATCTGAAACACGCTAACATCAGGCAGTGGCTGTCACGTTTTGAAGATCGCTATCCACAGATTTTGGAACATCGGAAAGGAGTACGCGAAGCTCTCGAGCAAAGACTACAGTCAATGAAGTAA